TCCGAAGACCTACGGCAAGACGCTGTTCGAGACCGAGGCGGTGCGCGCATGGGTCGACGATCGCGCGGGCGAGAACGACGTGTTGATCGTGTCGTTCAAGAGCAAGATGAACACGATCGGACCGGCGGTGATCGACGGTCTGACGCAGGCGATCGAACTGGCCGAAAAGGACTACAAGGGCCTCGTCGTATGGCAGCCGACGTCGCTGAAGCTCGGCACGCCGGGCGGGCCGTTCTCGGCGGGCGCGAACCTCGAAGAAGCGATGCCCGCGTTCATGATGGGCGGCGCGAAGGGCATCGAGCCGTTCGTGAAGAAATTCCAGCAGGGCATGCTGCGCGTGAAGTACGCGAACGTGCCGGTGATTTCGGCGATCTCGGGCATTGCGCTCGGCGGTGGCTGCGAGCTGGCGTTGCATAGCGCGAAGCGCGTCGCGCACATCGAGAGCTACCTCGGTCTCGTCGAAGTCGGCGTGGGTCTGGTGCCGGCGGGCGGCGGCCTGAAGGAAGCGGCGCTGCGCGCGGCCGAAACTGCAAGCCAGGTCGGCGCGACGAGCGATCTGCTGAAGTTCCTGCAGAAGTCGTTCGAGAACGCGGCGATGGCCAAGGTGTCGGCCTCCGCGCTCGACGCCCGCGCGATGGGCTACCTGAAGCCGTCCGACACGATCGTCTTCAACGTGTTCGAACTGCTCGACGTCGCGAAGAAGGAAGCGCGCGCGCTCGCCGCCGCGGGCTACCGTGCGCCGCTGCGCGCGACGCAGGTGCCGGTCGCGGGCCGCTCGGCGATCTCGACGATCAAGGCGTCGCTCGTCAACATGCGCGACGGCCGTTTCATCAGCGATCACGATTTCCTGATCGCGAGCCGCATCGCGGAAGCGGTGTGCGGCGGTGACGTCGAAGCGGGCAGTCTCGTCGACGAAGAGTGGCTGCTGCAACTCGAGCGTCGTGCGTTCGTCGAGTTGCTCGGCACGCAGAAGACGCAGGAACGGATCATGGGCATGCTGCAGACCGGCAAGCCGGTGCGCAACTAAGCGGCGAGAGAGAGGAACTCGAAATGACAAAGCAATTGCAAGACGCATATATCGTCGCCGCGAGCCGTACGCCGATCGGCAAGGCGCCGCGCGGCGTGTTCAGGAACACGCGTCCGGATGAGCTGCTGGTTCACGCGATCAGGTCGGCCGTCGCTCAGGTGCCCGGCCTCGACACCGGCGTGATCGAAGACGCGATCGTCGGTTGCGCGATTCCGGAAGCGGAGCAGGGTCTGAACGTCGCGCGGATCGGCGCGCTGCTCGCCGGTCTGCCGAACACGGTCGGCGGTGTCACGGTGAACCGCTTCTGCGCGTCGGGACTGACCGCGCTCGCGATGGCCGCGGACCGCATCCGCGTCGGCGAAGCGGACGCGATGATCGCGGGTGGTTGCGAATCGATGAGCATGGTGCCGATGATGGGCAACAAGCCGTCGCTGTCGCCGCATATCTTCGATCGCAACGAAGACGTCGGCATTGCGTACGGCATGGGCCTGACCGCGGAGAAGGTCGCCGAGCGCTGGAAGATCAGCCGCGACGCGCAGGACGCGTTCTCGGTCGAATCGCACCGCCGCGCGATCGCCGCGCAGCAAGCCGGCGAATTCAACGACGAAATCGCCGCCTACACGGTCACCGAGCGTTTCCCCGATCTCGCGACCGGTGAAGTCAGCGTGAAGGCGCGCGAGGTGAGGCTCGACGAAGGTCCGCGCGCGGACACGTCGATGGAAGGCCTCGCGAAGCTGCGTACGGTGTTCGCGAACAAAGGCTCGGTCACGGCCGGCAACAGCTCGCAGACCTCGGACGGCGCGGGCGCGTTGATCGTCGTATCGGAAAAAATCCTCAAGCAGTTCAACCTGACGCCGCTCGCGCGCTTCGTCAGCTTCGCGGTGCGCGGCGTGCCGCCGGAAATCATGGGCATCGGCCCGAAGGAAGCGATCCCGGCCGCGCTGAAAGCCGCCGGCCTGAAGCAGGACGACCTCGACTGGATCGAACTGAACGAGGCGTTCGCCGCGCAGTCGCTCGCGGTGATCCAGGACCTCGGCCTCCATGCGTCGAAGATCAACCCGCTCGGCGGCGCGATCGCGCTGGGCCATCCGCTCGGCGCGACGGGCGCGATTCGTGCGGCGACCGTGGTGCACGGCCTGCGCCGCCGCAACTACAAGTACGGCATGGTGACGATGTGCGTCGGTACGGGCATGGGTGCGGCGGGCATTATCGAACGCCTGTGAGCCGGTGATCGACCCGGGGATCCTTCCGTGATCCACTAAGGACCGCGCAACGGTTCGCAGGCCGCCCCGCTTGCGAACCGTTTCTTCATTCAGCAGGAGCACAAGGAGATGAACGGGATGACGACGGATATTCTGGTCGAGCGCGCCGACGCGGTGCTGACCATCGGTTTCAACCGACCCGGCAGGAAAAACGCGATCACGGCCGCGATGTATCAGACGATGGCCGACGCGCTCGTCGAGGCCCAGAGCGATGCGTCGGTGCGCGCGATCCTGATTCGCGGCAGCGCGGGCATTTTCAGCGCGGGCAACGATCTCGAAGACTTCATGAAGTCGCCGCCGGTCGGCGAAACGCCGCCGGTGTTCCAGTTCCTGCGGGCGCTCAGCTCGGCGGAAAAACCGGTGGTGGCGGCGGTCGCGGGGCCGGCGGTCGGCATCGGCACGACCCTGCTGCTGCATTGCGACCTCGTCTACGCGGCCGATACCGCGAGCTTTTCGCTGCCGTTCACGCAGCTCGGGCTGTGCCCCGAGGCAGCGTCGAGCCTGCTGCTGCAGCGCGCGGGCGGCTATCAGGCGGCGGCGGAAAAACTGCTGCTCGGCGAGGCGTTCGACGCGG
Above is a window of Paraburkholderia sprentiae WSM5005 DNA encoding:
- a CDS encoding acetyl-CoA C-acyltransferase; translated protein: MTKQLQDAYIVAASRTPIGKAPRGVFRNTRPDELLVHAIRSAVAQVPGLDTGVIEDAIVGCAIPEAEQGLNVARIGALLAGLPNTVGGVTVNRFCASGLTALAMAADRIRVGEADAMIAGGCESMSMVPMMGNKPSLSPHIFDRNEDVGIAYGMGLTAEKVAERWKISRDAQDAFSVESHRRAIAAQQAGEFNDEIAAYTVTERFPDLATGEVSVKAREVRLDEGPRADTSMEGLAKLRTVFANKGSVTAGNSSQTSDGAGALIVVSEKILKQFNLTPLARFVSFAVRGVPPEIMGIGPKEAIPAALKAAGLKQDDLDWIELNEAFAAQSLAVIQDLGLHASKINPLGGAIALGHPLGATGAIRAATVVHGLRRRNYKYGMVTMCVGTGMGAAGIIERL
- a CDS encoding enoyl-CoA hydratase: MTTDILVERADAVLTIGFNRPGRKNAITAAMYQTMADALVEAQSDASVRAILIRGSAGIFSAGNDLEDFMKSPPVGETPPVFQFLRALSSAEKPVVAAVAGPAVGIGTTLLLHCDLVYAADTASFSLPFTQLGLCPEAASSLLLQRAGGYQAAAEKLLLGEAFDAAEAHRMGFVNRVLPASEVDAFAAAQAAKLAALPASSLRVTKSLMKRASQQELQTQMTEEAVHFGKMLLAPEAREAFKAFFEKRKPDFRQFD